Part of the Engraulis encrasicolus isolate BLACKSEA-1 chromosome 1, IST_EnEncr_1.0, whole genome shotgun sequence genome, GCCTGCAGTGCCTGCATCTGACCAAGGAGCGTCTGCTGACTCCAGCTCGGAAGATCTTGGTACTGAAAAGCCAGCCCAAGTAATTCTTCAGACGTACCCTAAACGTCTTTTCTCAGGGAAACCTAGATCCTTCAGTACCGACTGGTACAGAAGCAGAGAGTGGCTGGAGTACTCCGTCAAAAGAGACGCAGCGTTTTGTTTTCCCTGCCGTAAATTTCGTACCTCGTCGTCCGCGGACACGACATTTACTCTGAGTGGGTTCCGGGATTGGAAGCATGCCGTGGAAAGGGGAAAGGGACTTAATAAACACGGGGATTCAAGGGACCATCTGACCTGCGAAGCTAtgtggagggagaaggagaagagaagggaaactGGTCAAGAAATATCCACCCTACTCAACGACGATCAGCTGGAGCGGAACAGGTATTACTTGTCATCCGTAATAGATGTCATAGAATTCCTGTCCGTAAACCAGCTGCCGTTCAGAGGTGACCATGACTCCTTTGACAGCAGGGATGAAAGTGGCTGTGGATTGTTTTTGTCTCTCTTCGAATACACCTTGAGAAAAGACCCCAAGTTAGCCAAGATAGCCCTAACTATGCCACGCAACGCTAGATACACCAGCCACGAAATCCAGAACGAAATAGTTGACATTATGTCTACTATGGTGACGGAGCACATCGTGCGGGAGGTCGGAGAATCCTTCTACACCATTAAGGCCGATGGCACGCGAGATCCTACTGGGAGAGAGAACATTTCGATCGTTCTGCGCTACATCAATGGTCTCCTGGAGCCAACTGAACGCCTTCTGACCATCGCTACATTGGATGAGGGGGATGCTGCCACACTGACGGATTGCATCATTGGCGAGTTGACCAAAGCAGGATTAAGCCCACAAAAAATCATCAGCCAAGTCTATGACGGCGCCTCCCTGATGTCAGGTAAACATGGTGGAGTGCAAAAGCTTCTGCAGAGAAAATTGTGCCGTGAGATACCCTATGTGCACTGTTTTAATCACCAATTACATCTGGTGATCACCCACGCCCTGTCGGGAGAGCAGCTACTGGTGGATTTTTTTAATGCATGCAATATGCTTTACAAATTCTGCCGTAAACCAACTGTGGCCATCCTCTACAAGGGCGAGCGATTGAAGCGGCTCCTAGATCAACGGTGGACGGGTCACCTAAACACCGTCTCAGCCATTCTTCAGTCCTTTGATGACCTCGTCGCATTGCTCAAAGATATCGACGGGAAGAGAAGTTACGGTGCTGAGGTGCGCGTCGAAGCCTCGGGGCTACTGCGCATTATGGCTGAGCCGAGCTTTCGCTTTATTGCTGAGATGGTTCACCGTATACTCTCATTCCTGGATCCCCCCAATGCCATGCTGCAGAGAGAGGACATGGATCTACTCACTGGCGCACAACTCGTCAATTCAGCGTGTGCTTGCATCGAGAATCTGCGGGAGGAAACGGAATTCAAGGCCCTATTGGAGTGCTGCCAGGGTACAGAGCCGGTGGCGAAAAGAAGGCGCACGCTGAACCCAGCGTTTGACATGTATGTCGTGGAGGCCAGAGTGACGCAAGACGACCCAAATAGCGAAGACCAACTGCGAAGGTTATTCTTCAGCTGCATCGATGCTGTCTGTGGGGAAATCAAAGCGCGTTTTGGGGAGCGCAACTGCACCATCATGCACGGACTGAAAGCCTTGGACCCAAATGATCCCACTTTTCTGGACATCTCCAAAATACGCCCTCTACTAGCACTCAGCAACACAACCGCTGTCGACACAGAGTTCACCGTTGCGAAACAATTCTTGCACGGGAGGATGGAAGACACATCTCCACCTGATGGGGGTGAATGGACGGCGAGGaaagttttaaaacatttccACCCAGCACTTGAGGCTATGCCAGGCGTGATCACAGCTCTGAAACATGCTCTGACTTTTGGCGCAAGCACTGCTGTCTGTGAGAACTCTTTTTCCACTCTCAAGAATGTTTTCACCGACCACAGACAAAGCATGCTGCACAAACGTAAGGCCAATTTAATAAAACTGGCCTTCGAGAAGGACTTGACCAAAAAATTCAGGGACGAATGGAGGGACGCTGTCTTGCGAAGATTCCACGCAGCTGCACATCGTCGCCTACCACTTTACTGAGGGTGAGCTTGAGTTTTTAAATAACTTCATAATAGTTTTACTTAAGTTGTTGTTGGTCAATCAAcacaaagtaggctatgggcTAAAAATATAGAACTATACAAAAATATAACTCTTAAATAAAGTCTATATGGGTGGGTGCTGAATAAGTAATGAcaccaaatataggcctacataacactcACTAATCTGAAAATAATGTTTACTCATGAACAGATAAAGAAGACCATGCCAAGAACAACGAGCAGCATCCCCAGCAGCATCCCCAGCAAGCTCTGTGTTCTGTGACACACTCACAAGGGTGTAGGCGGATCgctgccctaacacacacacacacacacacacacacacacacacacacacacacacacacacacaagacacgctGAACCAGTGGAAGACACGCTGTACCAGTGGAAGAAGTACCAGTAgtggacagtgattctcaaactatgggctgtGGCCCTCTGTGTTCTGTGACACACTCACAAGGGTGTAGGCGGATCgctgccctaacacacacacacacacacacacacacacaagacacgctGAACCAGTGGAAGACAGTGAAgtggacagtgattctcaaactatgggctgtGGCcctctggtgggccctgaaggtatggTAGGTGGGCCAGAGGTCCTAAATATAATATACTCACATGTTGTTTAGTTCTCGTATGTCTTGTTTCCAGAAACGTGAGTACACTTATTTGGAGTTCTTATGTGTTATAGTGTACTATTGGGCAGGATTTATGCACAGGGGAAAAAATTGTGTCTGAATGATTAATTGAATGTTGTTTAGTTTACAGTAAgttatatcacgaaagtgagtacacccctcacagtttttgcagatttgtgagtatatattttcataggaaagcattacagaaatttcactttgacataatgattagtgaccttctaacaacatatttaaccgattacatttcttgttcactcagaaaaaaacaaaataggcctacatccattaatgtttgaacatgtactcacaaaagtgagtacaccccagattaaaatccggtagagaaggggctgtgttggctcgaatcgtctcgaaatgaaacaaatgaaaagggatgaaaggggaggtcatcagtgtgcgtttcaacctttctttgcattgaacttttacattttcagtctgcatctggcttgaaTAGATTGGTGtgcgatttgaatgcaatcctatggagaatatcatgatctgcttcagtagtcacagtgcatgttgatatgcatgtttcttttaggtgtatttcagattaccaatgttgacagcatccatgcatccccaaaccatgtcagtcccactaccatgcttggcttttgataggatacacttttttttgtaaaacttacttgtttaccaccacacatgcttgacaccatctaaagtatatttgtttatctgggtctcttcagatcacacgacatggttccagtgatccatatccttggtctgttcatctctcttgagaccaagataaataaatttgctttagatggtgtcaagcatgtgtggtggtaaacaagtgagttttacaaaaaaaagtgtatcctctcagtagccacgcatggtagtgggactaacatggtttggggatgcatgaatgctgtcaacattggcaatctgaaatacacctaaaagaaacatgcatgtcaacatgcactgtgactactgaagcagatcatgatattctccataggattgcattcaaatctcacaccaatctatttaagccagatgcagactgaaaatgtaaaagttcaatgcaaagaaaggttgaaacgcacactgatgacctcccttttcatttcgagacgattcgagccaacacagccccttctctaccggattttaatctggggtgtactcacttttgtgagtacatgttcaaacattaatgggtgtattttgcttttttctgagtgaacaagacatttaagcggttaaataagttgttaaaaggtcactattcattgtgtcaaagtgaaatttctgtaatgctttcctataaaAATGtttactcaaaaatctgcaaaaactgtgaggggtgtattcactttcgtgatatactgtacttaagTGTACAGTCATAGGGataagtttgtacaccctttagaATCTCACATTTTAATTCAAATTGACCattaaacatggtctgatcttaacCAGAATCACATGAATGAACAATTTGTGTCTGCTTCATCTAATACTGCCCAATCTAttgcatgttatcatattttttatTGACCATAACATGTAAAAATTCACAGTACAGCAAGTAATAGTCTTGTTTGTCTGAAAGTATGTAATTACCCAGCTTTGTAGCCCAGGGTGTACAAACCTTTTCCTATGTCTGTATTGCAGTGAAGTTGAAAAAAGGTCACTTGATTGTTACTTGATGTTAATTACCTTCAGAGGTTTGCCTGACCATGATTCAAGAATGGATTGTTAACAATACGCACTGCCGTGAAGAAGAAAACACCTACTTGAATGTTGTTTGGTTAACTGTTCAGGCTACTATATATTGCCTCCCTTCAGAGATTTTCCTGACCACTTCATGATTCAAGAATGTATTGttaatacacacacgcagggtCGCTGccctattgtttaaaaaaaaaagaggaaaaggagaataCTTAACTATTTACCTGTGAATGGACTCAAAGTAGTTACCTATACCAAAATAATTGCACTAAAAACTATTCTGTCTGAAAGCTTATTGAATGCTGTTTACTTTAATGTATAGGAATGCATTTGTGAACCAGGCCTAGTATGTTAAGTTTAGCCTACTGTTaattacctactgtatatacaaaGACATGCCCGACCATAGGCCTAATGATTTATACATTGttttcacttttatttatttttttaaaaagatgggAGATATATTTTCGAATTGTGACAAATAAAAACCCAAGATTCACTCAGTGGATGCTGGTCTCCATGATTCAGTGAACTTTCAGGTTGCACGAGTAACAAGTCAGTGGGCAAAAGTATTTCACTGATTATTTCCTAAGTTAAGTTATGGAAAAATGTGTGTCCCTGGAAAAACAAAATCTTcctgtatttagaaacaaaagtgtgGTTCTaatattgagctgaaacaggacacaatttggttaaaatgcaggaaattgcatctaaaaaattcaaaattttctggggggggacccccagaccccccgtcTTAATGGGCCCCCCCAGACAACCGGGAAGGCCCACCCAATAGCATTGGGCTGCTGCCGGGCCTGTGCAAACTGCTGATATCGGAGGGCTCATTGTGCGCTCTAGCTGAAGTGTTTTGCCTCACAGGACCTTTCAATTACTGTATGGGTGGTGTCTCGTATAGTGGCAAGATAATATAGACAGGCCAGCGGTATACAATATGCATGTTGTGAATGGAACAGATGTGCTCCTATTATGTTGTGTGAGTGCACACATTAAGGAGTGGTGGTGTGTTATCGCTGTGTGTACAGTAAATGGGTTGTGTAGGGGGTGGTGTGGGGATgaggggtgatggtggtgttgttgttgtggttcaGGATAAGACGTACATTATACATTCTATGGGACCAACCAATTCCAAAATAGCATTTGATTTGCTCCATTGCTGCAGATGTGTTGTGATTACTAGCACTATCTTATTCTACAGCTGTCCAAAAATGTGTCAATCCATACCTCATTTCATTTTAGAATCAAAAGTGATGGCAAAAGGGATTTATAGCAATTTtatcaaagattttcttagttccgAGTAGACTGATTTAATTACAATATATCAAACACGATCATGGCTATTGTGGAGACACAATTATCGCAgatgaattgaatgaatgaatttatatgTCAGATTTGTATCCCTGTTGATGTTTGATGATATAACTTTAAATCAAATGACATCCCTCCTCTTCAGATCCTTGAAGAAACATGTGCATTTACCGTAAGGAGCTTCTGCTGCTCATATCAAGCCAATGAGTTTGTGAGTTTGTTTATACAGTAGAATGAGAATGTAAACACCAGCTTATACATTTGTCTGGAAGTCAGTATTTTGTCCTTTCTCAAAACCTATACTCTTTGCTGATCTctgcggaatatccaatcactgggtgagaCTAATTAGgcagatacacttggaagtgcacggcactaggttttgagaaaggcccagtgGGTCTAAAAACAGCCTGGAGCTGAGTTTGGTGTGCCTCAGTGGTTATGGAGGATGTGGAAAGGGAGACGTGAGAGTGTTTAGCTGGATGCCTTATCTAGTGCCAGCATTCCCGAGCCTCCATTCCTGCCACAGCCTCCATCCCTGTGTGCTTCTGCACTGTGCCTGTCCCCCATTATCCTTGTTATCCCCTCTCAGCTGCTTGCAGAGCTTTTGTGCACGGCTTGCCTTCGCCAGtctcatcgctctctctcctggtctaagctaccccaccctaccccccaccaccccccccctcccccccccccccccccccccccccccaccccatctcctgTGGCGCGATAGCagggcttgctctctctcctggTCTAAGCCCCCCCCGCCCCATCTCCTGTGGCGCGATAGCAGGGCTTGCCAGGATGATGAGAGGGCTTAAGGGGTTCTGGCCCGTAGCTGCATTCACTTGCTGGGGAGGTATTCACCCCTCAGATTGGGGTGCTTGAGCATGAATGGAAGAGACATGATAATGGGTGTGTAAGCGCTTTTTGACACCTGCacgcatgcgcagacacacactcacatgcacacacgcacactcaggtagagaaagagagagatagaggcatgTATTCATTTTTTCTCTTGGCTTGAATCAAATTACATGCAAGACTTATTTTTGAACAtttctttttggtctttttggcttTCATTTTAGATTTGTGCTTTGTTGAGGATAGTtagaaggaaatgagagagagagatggggatgcatcaggaaatgagagagagagatggggatgcatcaggaaatgagagggagagatggggatgcATCAGGAAATGACATTGGGCTGGAaacgaacctgggtccccggcgTAAAGTTCGTCAAACAGTCTAGCAAAAgcaaagaggaatccgtctccatggaggatgGGAGATGGTATATGAGTTTACTCTGCCATGTAAATTCATTGGAgtaaaattgtgctttattagcatgactgttacgatatagtgtgtgttgcaaaagcatactgATGTTTTTCAGCAAggtacagacactcacactcactcagacCCCTACCTCCGAAAcccgaacatttgtgaaggaCCGGTGAAGTAATTTGTGGGCAGTCAGCCAATGCCACCCTTGTTTTGCTCCGCTGTCTCCAGGTCAAGGATCACTTGAGTCGCCCCGCTGCCCAGGTTGTAAGTGGCAGCGGTAATCATTGTCTTTGGCATGGCACCACCACCGCTCGGCCCCTGGATGGCTCAGCCGTTATAATTCAGGACCCATCAATCAATATTGACAACTAGATAGTTGTCTGTGGATTACGGTTGTTCAGCaaggtgcagacacacactcaaactaaggAAGACTCTGCCTTTGAAACCTAAACATTTGTGCAGAACCGGTGAAGTCATTTTGGCGGCAGTGATCCATGGGCCACTCTGTTTTGCTCCAGTGTCTCTGGGCTAGAGGTTACGCTGGTTGCCATGCTGTGCTGTCCAAGTGGCAGCGGTAATCATTGTCTTTGGCATGGCACCACTACCACTCAGACGTTCGTTTTTCAACCATGACGCCCCCGACTGACCCCCTCGCCCCCTTTTCTCTGGGTGGCAAATGAGAAATGTCAAAGGCTTCCTTTCTGCACTGCAATGGCTCTCATGCTCGGCTTCACCTCCTCTATTCTCCCCTTCACTGCTCTGTGACAAGGGGAGAAAGCAACCTCTTTCTTATTACaaatgttgtcgttgttgttgttgttgttgttgttgttgttgtcgtcgatTCGTCGAtgttgctgcagctgctgctgtgtcATTCAAGTGACCAGTCTGGAAAAGCTCGTTATCCTTGAGGACCTTTCGAAATAAAAGCTGTGGTGGCATCTTATCATGTCTGATCACCTGTTCTGATTTTTGATGGGCGGTTACACACCAGATTGATATAGAATATAAGGCTTATGCTCTTTTACTGCCATCCCATTGAAGCCTCTTAATGCATACTGTTTCTCCAGTGAAATGCCTTGCTATTTGTTTCGAATAAGTGCCACCATCTAACTATCATCCTATGACATTACACAAGTCATTAGAGATACATGATAAGTCATTAGTGACAAATGATGACTTatttcattgtcattctggtaactaCAAAAAAAATCTCATAAAAGGGACATGCTGTATCTTAAAGCAGCTGTTTTATCTAGGACCTTTTCCCAAGTAAATTTTTCTCAGTGAGAGGTTCTTCAATATATGGAAATTTAGATGCAGAGGCAGATGTAGATGTGTAATGCTTACTCATGagagataaataaaaaaaaagggagagacagTGAGTGTCAACGACAGAGGAGAGAGGTTGAAGGTGAGCATTGTTTGTTTTCTCCATCTGTTGGCCTAAAGCTTTGGATgagtcacagattttttttttgcattttcctcCCCCTGCAGCCCTAATCCCTGCTGAATCTTTTATGGTGGTAGATAACACAGGAGATTTGCTGACAGGAGAGACGACACTGCAGTAGGAAAAAAGGTCGGGTGAAATAGGGAGATAAAACGAaagataaaaacaaataaaacaacaaaaacaaccttTCAAGCAGAAGAAACCTTTGGTGTCAGAAAATACTATGAAATGTGCGGaggacgtgtttgtgtgtacgggTAACGGGTTTGTGCTTGTGAAGTTCTTGTCAAAATAAAGGGCTGCAGAGTTCTTGACAGAGAGTGGAAGTAAAGTTGGTTTGTTCTACAGAGGAAAGAGGCAAA contains:
- the LOC134454954 gene encoding uncharacterized protein LOC134454954; translation: MDIRRFLKKSVEVNDSYDSHQAPAPIQPAVPASDQGASADSSSEDLGTEKPAQVILQTYPKRLFSGKPRSFSTDWYRSREWLEYSVKRDAAFCFPCRKFRTSSSADTTFTLSGFRDWKHAVERGKGLNKHGDSRDHLTCEAMWREKEKRRETGQEISTLLNDDQLERNRYYLSSVIDVIEFLSVNQLPFRGDHDSFDSRDESGCGLFLSLFEYTLRKDPKLAKIALTMPRNARYTSHEIQNEIVDIMSTMVTEHIVREVGESFYTIKADGTRDPTGRENISIVLRYINGLLEPTERLLTIATLDEGDAATLTDCIIGELTKAGLSPQKIISQVYDGASLMSGKHGGVQKLLQRKLCREIPYVHCFNHQLHLVITHALSGEQLLVDFFNACNMLYKFCRKPTVAILYKGERLKRLLDQRWTGHLNTVSAILQSFDDLVALLKDIDGKRSYGAEVRVEASGLLRIMAEPSFRFIAEMVHRILSFLDPPNAMLQREDMDLLTGAQLVNSACACIENLREETEFKALLECCQGTEPVAKRRRTLNPAFDMYVVEARVTQDDPNSEDQLRRLFFSCIDAVCGEIKARFGERNCTIMHGLKALDPNDPTFLDISKIRPLLALSNTTAVDTEFTVAKQFLHGRMEDTSPPDGGEWTARKVLKHFHPALEAMPGVITALKHALTFGASTAVCENSFSTLKNVFTDHRQSMLHKRKANLIKLAFEKDLTKKFRDEWRDAVLRRFHAAAHRRLPLY